From a region of the bacterium genome:
- a CDS encoding glycosyltransferase, translating into MDETSGRCAPLVSIIIAVYNSEQYVARAIESALNQTMKEVEVIVADDGSSDGTPGVLRRYEGQIKIIRQENKGPSAARNAGIKASQGKYICFLDSDDWFLPHKCELQARYLDKHPDVGLCYGPGRLVNGQTHEMVSNLSANVLEGLALRCPFLVNCPMVRREYLEKVGYFDEELRCSEDWDLWVRLYTAGCRFGSSGPGAVATSTLRQGSLSRDPAITLRSGMRMLDKYFAQLGDRAPKWLEPAARSRAWVTAGAGYLRLGKTAEARKAFSEAVVADGEALTRARNWALILRHLDPSFPHHYPDGLPDYWKTWEEGSSLVREIIPKEQIGASGVARELSAFAYALSGLAFSRGRSWRARCWLARAVFIKPSMLLDRSLARSTMKRIVGPVATRAVQRLLAVFRVGRLA; encoded by the coding sequence ATGGATGAAACGTCAGGGCGCTGCGCACCGCTTGTCAGCATAATCATCGCCGTTTATAACAGCGAGCAGTATGTTGCCCGCGCGATAGAGAGCGCGTTGAACCAGACGATGAAAGAGGTGGAGGTGATCGTGGCTGATGACGGCTCGAGCGACGGGACGCCGGGTGTCCTGAGGCGCTACGAGGGCCAGATTAAGATCATCCGGCAGGAGAATAAGGGCCCGTCTGCCGCAAGGAACGCGGGGATCAAAGCCTCGCAAGGCAAGTATATATGCTTTCTCGATTCAGACGACTGGTTCCTGCCGCATAAATGCGAACTGCAGGCCCGGTATTTGGACAAGCATCCTGATGTTGGCCTTTGCTATGGACCCGGACGCCTCGTCAACGGCCAGACGCACGAGATGGTGAGTAATCTCTCGGCAAACGTGCTTGAGGGTCTCGCGTTGCGGTGCCCGTTCCTTGTCAATTGCCCTATGGTGAGGCGCGAATACCTCGAGAAAGTGGGCTACTTCGACGAAGAACTGAGGTGCTCGGAGGATTGGGACCTGTGGGTTAGGCTTTACACGGCCGGCTGCCGATTTGGGTCTTCTGGGCCTGGCGCGGTGGCAACATCTACACTCAGACAGGGCAGTCTGTCAAGGGATCCGGCCATTACGTTACGTAGTGGTATGCGAATGCTTGACAAGTACTTCGCGCAGCTGGGAGATCGAGCGCCGAAGTGGCTCGAACCTGCGGCAAGATCGCGCGCCTGGGTAACGGCCGGCGCCGGCTACCTGCGCCTCGGCAAGACAGCCGAGGCGCGCAAGGCGTTCTCGGAAGCCGTGGTCGCTGACGGTGAGGCTTTGACCAGGGCGCGAAACTGGGCGCTAATCCTGAGGCACCTCGACCCGAGCTTTCCTCATCACTACCCGGATGGCTTGCCAGACTACTGGAAGACGTGGGAGGAGGGAAGTTCCTTAGTGCGGGAAATCATCCCCAAAGAGCAGATCGGAGCAAGCGGGGTCGCGCGCGAGTTATCTGCTTTTGCTTACGCCCTATCGGGACTTGCTTTCTCTAGAGGGAGAAGCTGGCGAGCCCGGTGTTGGCTTGCACGGGCGGTGTTCATCAAGCCCTCCATGCTCTTGGACCGTTCGCTGGCCAGGTCAACTATGAAGAGGATCGTGGGCCCCGTCGCGACCCGCGCGGTGCAGAGGTTGCTGGCGGTTTTCAGGGTGGGGAGGCTGGCTTAG
- a CDS encoding glycosyltransferase, with translation MRSPQHAEEAEFNMDRPSERMLIVSIIIPVYNDEKHVARAIESALAQTLKEVEVIVVDDGSTDGTPDVLRKYEGRIIQIRQDNQGCPAALNTGIEASQGRYICFLGSDDTLMPKKAELQVAALERNPDAGLCYSGWLDIDLRDGRVLADHSNPKPERDPASDLFPPHFCAFAALIRAEWLEKVRGLDEHMRCVEDSDLWWRLWAAGCRFVRVEGALGCYTMRADSKSRDIAVHSLYAMYAYKKHFAAMGRKAPRALRARKLSYLWTITAGYHLHQKQYALAEEAVRCAFRYNRQLLRDVRFWYNVLLVGTCERFPRSDASNARRDEICSHKCAELVRTIRRALTKLPYDRKAELSRQEMSALAYVISRFSEIRNRSWVARWWLLKSLLFGRGKLPTGAHRRPATKMLIGASLSESTSWLLHFFRRGSGQVTAAESDRM, from the coding sequence GTGAGAAGCCCTCAACACGCTGAAGAAGCGGAGTTCAATATGGATCGTCCCTCTGAAAGAATGCTCATCGTTAGCATAATCATTCCCGTCTATAACGATGAGAAGCATGTTGCCCGCGCGATCGAGAGCGCGCTGGCGCAGACGCTGAAGGAGGTTGAGGTAATTGTCGTTGATGATGGCTCGACCGACGGGACGCCGGATGTCCTCCGGAAGTATGAGGGACGCATTATACAGATAAGACAAGATAACCAGGGGTGTCCGGCCGCGCTCAACACTGGCATTGAGGCATCACAAGGACGCTATATCTGCTTCCTTGGTTCAGACGACACATTGATGCCAAAGAAAGCGGAACTTCAGGTGGCTGCCCTCGAAAGGAACCCGGACGCTGGATTGTGCTACAGTGGCTGGTTAGATATCGATCTCCGAGACGGACGGGTCCTCGCCGACCACAGTAATCCTAAGCCCGAAAGGGACCCCGCTTCAGACCTTTTCCCTCCGCACTTCTGTGCCTTCGCGGCTTTAATCCGTGCAGAGTGGCTTGAGAAAGTCCGGGGACTAGATGAGCACATGAGGTGCGTAGAAGACTCCGATCTCTGGTGGCGGCTCTGGGCGGCCGGCTGCCGTTTTGTCCGCGTTGAGGGTGCACTGGGGTGTTATACCATGCGAGCTGATAGTAAATCCAGGGATATAGCCGTGCATTCGTTGTACGCGATGTATGCCTATAAGAAGCATTTCGCCGCAATGGGACGAAAGGCGCCACGTGCACTTCGAGCTCGGAAGTTGAGCTATCTATGGACGATAACAGCAGGCTATCACCTTCACCAAAAGCAATACGCTCTCGCCGAGGAGGCTGTCCGCTGTGCCTTCAGGTATAACCGACAATTGCTTCGGGACGTCAGATTCTGGTACAATGTCCTCCTCGTCGGTACCTGTGAGCGCTTCCCCAGATCCGATGCCAGCAACGCCAGAAGGGACGAGATCTGTTCGCACAAGTGCGCCGAACTCGTGAGAACGATTCGTAGAGCGCTGACGAAGTTGCCCTATGATCGGAAAGCAGAGCTTTCGCGCCAGGAGATGTCAGCCCTTGCATACGTAATTTCGCGGTTTTCTGAGATCCGGAACAGAAGCTGGGTTGCTCGATGGTGGCTTCTGAAGTCACTGTTGTTCGGCCGAGGCAAGCTCCCAACCGGTGCGCACCGGAGGCCGGCAACAAAAATGTTGATCGGGGCCTCCCTTTCAGAATCCACAAGTTGGCTCTTGCACTTTTTTCGGCGCGGGTCAGGTCAGGTAACGGCAGCAGAATCCGACAGGATGTAG
- a CDS encoding glycosyltransferase family 4 protein — protein sequence MTRKRLSICLVAGPTVTFAVRRIEYIVKHDVDLTLFAECKCPYLAEQNILESCGCRVEYFPGRLSRWKLSIRLIALLLQKVLAHPRHTLRLIVAVNRRHGPHRTVTSLPSLLPFVGERFDIVNLEDGWVASKFLDLVLFKEHFPFRIIASFVGSDLFIDSLLHEETYKNLLRHCDGFRFKCRALLSRARELGLPDGKGRVIPEGTDAHVYRPSFPLRSGPKAGQQGQLALLSVGNLVWQKGYEYALQAVHDLVQRGMKLRYDIVGDGEHRPAIEYAVRQMGLSEVVYLHGRLDRDEILKLYEKTDIYLQPSVSEGFCNAIREAMCFEIPVICTSAGGLPEVVEHEITGFIVPPRDPEALAEKIMVLAEDEELRAKMGAQGRKRVLDGFTLEQQVANLLKFYEDAGEKPSTR from the coding sequence ATGACCAGAAAACGGTTAAGCATCTGCCTTGTTGCGGGTCCCACGGTAACATTCGCTGTCAGGAGAATAGAATATATTGTCAAGCATGACGTAGATCTCACTTTGTTTGCTGAATGCAAATGCCCGTATTTAGCAGAACAGAACATCTTGGAGAGCTGTGGGTGTCGCGTCGAGTACTTCCCAGGGAGGCTATCAAGATGGAAGCTGAGCATCAGACTGATTGCGCTCTTGCTCCAGAAGGTCTTAGCCCATCCAAGGCATACGCTCCGGCTCATTGTCGCGGTTAATCGTCGCCATGGGCCTCACCGGACGGTAACGAGCTTACCCAGCCTTCTGCCGTTCGTCGGCGAACGCTTCGACATCGTTAACCTCGAGGATGGCTGGGTGGCAAGCAAGTTCTTGGATCTTGTACTCTTTAAGGAGCATTTCCCTTTCAGAATCATAGCGAGCTTCGTAGGGAGCGACCTTTTCATCGATTCACTGCTTCATGAAGAGACATACAAGAATCTGCTGAGACACTGTGATGGATTCCGCTTCAAGTGTCGGGCGTTGCTGAGCCGGGCGAGAGAGCTTGGCCTGCCAGATGGGAAAGGCCGGGTCATTCCTGAGGGGACAGATGCTCACGTCTATCGGCCCAGCTTCCCGTTGCGGTCGGGCCCTAAGGCTGGACAGCAAGGGCAGCTAGCGCTCCTGAGCGTTGGGAACTTGGTTTGGCAAAAGGGCTATGAATATGCCCTGCAAGCTGTCCACGACTTGGTGCAAAGAGGCATGAAACTGCGCTATGACATCGTCGGTGACGGCGAACATAGACCAGCCATCGAGTATGCCGTGCGGCAAATGGGTTTGAGTGAGGTAGTCTACTTACACGGAAGGCTCGATAGAGACGAAATCCTTAAACTTTATGAGAAGACCGACATATACCTTCAGCCTAGTGTATCTGAGGGTTTCTGCAACGCGATACGGGAGGCGATGTGCTTCGAAATCCCCGTAATCTGCACAAGTGCTGGGGGATTGCCAGAGGTTGTGGAACATGAAATAACAGGCTTTATTGTGCCACCGCGCGATCCTGAAGCACTCGCGGAGAAGATCATGGTGTTGGCTGAAGACGAGGAATTGCGTGCTAAGATGGGTGCGCAAGGTAGGAAACGGGTGCTAGATGGGTTCACACTTGAGCAACAGGTTGCGAATTTGCTCAAGTTCTATGAGGATGCAGGTGAGAAGCCCTCAACACGCTGA